TGTCCACCACGTCGGGAGCCAGGAACGGTAGGTCCAACAACTCCTTTGCGGGCGTCATGGCCAACGCCCGCTCCTCCGCTACGGCCAAAGTGGGCAGAAAGTGTCCGGCCATGCTGGCGATGACCACACCGGCGCCCCCGGGGGCGATGATCCGGGCGAACTCCTGCAGTACGACCGCGACGCCGACGAGGTCGACGCGCAGAATCGCTTCGGGGGGTGCTTGGACGGGTGACAATCCCGCCGTGTGGACGACATGCGTGACCCGTCCCAGTCCGGCCGCCGCGTCGGCGAGGGATATCACGGAGTCGGGATCCGATACGTCCACCGGTTGGGCGGTGACGTGGTGACCCTCACTGCGCAGTTGCTCGGTGGCGGTGTTCAGCGTGGTGGCGTGGAAGTCGGCCAGCAGCACTCGGTGGCCGCCGCCCACCCGTCTGGCGATCGCCAGACCCATCCCTCCCACGCCGATGACGACAGCGACATCCTTGTCCATTCGAGCTCCTTTTGTGAGGTTGACCGGACGTGCCCATGAGTGCGCGCGCCCCACATGGTCAATCAATCGAGAAACAGGTCCACGATCGGATCGCTGCCGCCGCCGTAGCCCGAGAGGTCCGCCACGCCGGATTCAAGGAGCACCTCGGCGTCGATGTAGCAGTTTCCGGTGGTGTCTTCCGCTGGGCGCGAGAGGATTTCGACGGCGGCGTCGGCCATGATGCGCGGGCTGCGCGACCTGCCGAGCAATGCGTCGGCGTCGGCCATGGTCGACACCGCGGAGGTCGCGATGTAGGTCTGCGGCCATAGGCAATTGGCCGCGATTCCGGCCTCGGCGTATTCCGTCGCCCAGCCCAGTGTCAGCAACGCCATGCCGTACTTCGACAGGGTGTAGGACGGGTGTGCGCCCAGCCAGCGCCGGCTCAGGTTGAGCGGGGGCGCGATGGTCAGCACGTGCGGGTTGGCGGAGTTGCGCAATTGCGGCAGGCAGGCCTTGGTGAGTAGGAAGGTGCCGCGCAGGTTGATCTCCTGCATCAGGTCGAACTTCTTGACCGACAGCTCTTCGGTTGGTTCGACGGCGATGGCGCTGGCGTTGTTCACGCAGATGTCGATGCCACCGAAGTGGTCCATCGCGGTATCGACGGTGCGTTGCACGTCTTCCGCCCGGCGCACATCGCCGACGACGGCGACGGCTTTGCTGCCCGCGGCCTCGATCTCCGCGACGGCGGTGTGCACAGTGCCCGGCAGTTTCGGGTGGGGCTCGGCCGTCTTGGCCAG
The DNA window shown above is from Nocardia sp. NBC_01730 and carries:
- a CDS encoding SDR family oxidoreductase codes for the protein MDKDVAVVIGVGGMGLAIARRVGGGHRVLLADFHATTLNTATEQLRSEGHHVTAQPVDVSDPDSVISLADAAAGLGRVTHVVHTAGLSPVQAPPEAILRVDLVGVAVVLQEFARIIAPGGAGVVIASMAGHFLPTLAVAEERALAMTPAKELLDLPFLAPDVVDSSAAAYVLAKRANALRVQAAAISWGERGARVNSISPGVISTPMGQQELAGESGEQMRAMVAMSATKRLGTPDDIAAAAAFLLGPQASFVTGTDLLVDGGAVAAVRALIPADHH
- a CDS encoding SDR family oxidoreductase → MSSAQSTLTGRTMVISGASRGIGLAIAVAAAEKGANIVLLAKTAEPHPKLPGTVHTAVAEIEAAGSKAVAVVGDVRRAEDVQRTVDTAMDHFGGIDICVNNASAIAVEPTEELSVKKFDLMQEINLRGTFLLTKACLPQLRNSANPHVLTIAPPLNLSRRWLGAHPSYTLSKYGMALLTLGWATEYAEAGIAANCLWPQTYIATSAVSTMADADALLGRSRSPRIMADAAVEILSRPAEDTTGNCYIDAEVLLESGVADLSGYGGGSDPIVDLFLD